The sequence CCGAGGAGGCCCCCGTGGGAACACCGGCTCAACTGCTTCTGTCCGCCCTCTCCAAACGCCCGGACCTGCCGGCATCCCCGGTCGACCGCCACCGCCTCGCTGACTTCCGGCGTCCGCGACCCGCACGGCCCGACCTGTCGGCAGTGTCCGATCCCGACGCCGGCCTCCCGGGCGCCGCCTCGCACGGCGCCCAGGAACCCCCGCTGACCAGCGAACCTCCCCTCACCGACACCGCGCCGCTCACGAGCGAACCCCCGCTCGCCGAGGCGGTCCCCCTCACCAGCGAGCCCCCGTTCGCCGACCCCCACCCCGCCGAGACCTACGCGCCCGGAAGGCCCTGCGTGGCCGTCTGACCTCCGGCCGCGCGACCGAGAGAAAGCGGACCCGACATGGCACTCGCCCGGCTCGCCGCGCTCCACGGAGTGGCCACCTCCTATGCGCAGGGGCCCGAGCAGACCGTCGACGTGCCCCGCTCCGCCGTCGTCGCCGCGCTCGCCGCGCTCGGCGTGGACGCCGCCACGCCCGAGTCGGCGGCGGCGGCGCTCGCGGCGGCCGAGGCCGAGCGCGAGCGCCGGGTGCTGCCGCCGACCGTCGTCGTGTGGAGCCCCCCGGACGAGGCGGAGGGCCCCGTCGCCCCGCCGCAGGCCCTCGCGGGCCTCCCCGCGGGCACCCGATGCTCGGCCCGCACCGAGGACGGCGGGGTCACGGAGTGGACGGCCGCGCCCGGCGAGGCCGTCCCCGCACTCCCGCTCGGCGTGCACGGCCTCCAGGTGCTCACCCCGGACGGCCGCGCGGCACAGGTCCACCTCGTCGTCGCCCCCGACCACGCCCCCGCACCCGCGGGCCGTGCCACCGGGCTGCTCGTCCAGCTCTACTCCCTCCTCTCCGCGCGCTCCTGGGGCATGGGCGACCTCGCCGACCTCGGGGCGCTCGCCGGCTGGGCCGCCCGCACCCACGACCTCGGCTTCGTCCAGGTCAACCCGCTCCACGCGGCCGTCCCCGGCGAGCCCACCGACCCGTCCCCGTACCGCCCCTCCTCGCGCCGCTTCCCCGACCCGGTGCACCTGCGCGTCGAGGACGTCCCCGAGTACGCCTACCTCGACGCGGCGGCCCGCGCCCGTACCGCGCCGCTCCTGGACGCCGCCGCCGGGCTGCGCCACGCCGTCCTGCGCGAGGACGCGCTCATCGACCGCGACGCCGTCTGGGCCCTCAAGCGGCCCGCGCTCGCCGAGGTCTGCGCCGTACCGCTCGATCCCGGCCGCGCCGCCGCGCGCGAGAGCTACTACGCGGAGCACGGTGAGGCGCTCGACGACCACGCCACGTGGTGCGCGCTCGTCGACACCTACGGGCCCGAGCGCGCGGCCTGGCCGGACGGGCTCCAGGACCCGCGCTCGGCCGCGACCGCCCGCGCCCGCGGCGACCTCGCCGCGCGCGTCGCCTTCCACCGCCACCTCGCCTGGCTCACCGAGGAACAACTGCGCGCCGCGCAGCGCACCGCCCGCGAGGCCGGGATGCCCGTCGGGCTCGTCCACGACCTCGCCGTCGGCGTCCACCCCGAGGGCTCGGACGCCTGGGCGCAGCGCGACGTCTTCGCGGGCGGGATCTCCGTCGGCGCCCCGCCCGACGCCTTCAACGCGCGCGGCCAGGACTGGGGCCTGCCGCCCTGGCGCCCCGACCGCCTCGCCGCCTCCGGCTACGCCCCCTACCGTGCCCTGCTCCGCGCCCTCTTCGGCTACGCGGGCGCCGTCCGCATCGACCACGTCATGGGCCTCTTCCGGCTGTGGTGGATTCCGGCGGGAGAGGAGCCGACGGCCGGTACGTACGTGCGCTACGACGCCGAGGCGATGCTCGCCGTGCTGTGCCTGGAGGCGCACCGGGCGGGTTCGCTCGTCATCGGCGAGGACCTCGGCACCGTCGAGCCGGGCGTGCGCGACGCGCTCGCGCGGCGCGGCATCCTGGGGACGTCCGTGCTGTGGTTCGAACGCGACTGGGAGGACGGGGCCCGCCCGCTCGCCCCCGAGGAGTGGCGCCCCGGCGCGCTCGCCACCGCCACGACGCACGACCTGCCGCCCACCGCGGCCCGCTTCACGGGCGACGACGTCGTCCTGCGCGAACGGCTCGGGCTGCTCAGCGGCCCCTACGAGGAGGAGCGCGCGCGGGCCGAGGCCGACCTCCGCGAGTGGCTCGACCGCCTCGGCGCACTGCGGCTGCTGCCGGAAGGGCCCGAGGACGAGGAGGGCGTGATCCGCGCCGTGCACCGCTTCCTGCTGCGCACCCCGGCCGCGCTCACCGGCATCTGGCTCCCCGACACCGTCGGCGACCGCCGCCCGCAGAACCTGCCCGGGACCTGGACGGAGTACCCCAACTGGCGCCTCCCGCTCGCCGACGCGAAGGCGCGCGCCCTGAGCCTGGAGGAACTGACGGCTTCACAGCGGGTGGCGGAGTTCTTCGCGGGGCTGCGGGACGGGGTGGGGGAGCCGGGGGAGTGGTGAGGGGGGCTTCGGCGCGGGCGCGGGCGCGGTTTCGGTGAGGACGGGGCTTCAGTGAGGGTGGGGCCTCGGTAACGGTGGGGCCTCGGTAACGGTGGCCTTCGGCGCGGGCAGTGCTCCGGTGCGGCGAGGCTCCGTGGGGGCGCGGGGTTTCGTTGGGCGTGGGCGGACGGTGGGGTGTTGGGCCTCGGTGCACGGGGGCTTCGCCGGGGCGCGGGCTCTGGCGCGAACGGCGGCTCCGGTCGGGGCGCGGGTCCCGCGCGAACGGGGTTGCGTCGCGCGCGGGCTTCCGCCGGGCACGGGTTCCCGGCGTGTTGCGGAAGTACCTCCCCATACGGCCCCCCGCCCGCGCGGCGCCCAAGCGGCCCGGCTAAATTGGGAGCGTGGACAAGAAGCCCGTGGACAAGAAGAACTCCCTGCGCGCCGGCACCATCGCCGCCGGTACGACGCTGCTCATGCTGGCCATGACGTCCCCCGCTCTCGCGCTCACCCGCGACGACGGCGACGACCCCGGCTCAGGTCTGAGCGTGATCCAGACCCTCGGTCTGTTCGTCGGCATCCCGATCCTCGCCTTCCTGGTGATCGCGGGCCTCGTGATCGTCGGCACCAAGAAGAGCGCGGGCCAGCAGCCGCACGCCTGAGCCGCACCGCTTCCCCGTCCGCCGGGCCGGCCGGACCGTTCCCTCGCCACGGGTGAGGGCAAGGGTCCGGCCCGTGGCGTGTCCGGAGTTCCGCGAGCGCGGCGGGCCCGGCTCGGCCCGCCTACGGCGTGTCCCGCGCGGGTGCCTCCGCACGTGGAGCGTGCAGAGCCGCATCACCGGACAGACGCTCAGGACGGCTCAGCTCACTCCGTCCCGCGTCACTCCACCGCCTCCGGCCGGCCCCGCCGGCCCCGCCGGCCCCGCCGGCCCCGCCGGCCCCGCGTTCGACGCGAGACCGGCACGTGCGCACACCAGCGCGATCAGTGACCAGCGGCCAGCGCCTGCCGCGCCGCCTCGCCGTCGCGCCGCCTCACCGCTGACTGATGCCCCGCCATGGCTTCCCTCTCCGGCGCCCCCGGCGTACGGGCGTTGTCCTCCCGTTCCCCCGCACCGCCACCGGGCATAGCATCCGGCGCATGGCCATCAAGCTGAGCGATTCCGCCCGCGCGCTGCTCGCGCGGCCCCTCTACGCCGTCCTCGCCACCACCGACGGCGACGGCGCACCCGCGACCTCCGTCGTCTGGTACGGCCTCGACGGCGACGACATCGTCGTCTCCTCGCAGGAGGGCCGCCTCAAGGTCCGCAACGCCCAGCGGCGCCCGGCCGTCAGCCTGTGCGTCTACGACCCCGAGGACCCGCAGCGCTACGTCGAGGTGCGCGGCACGGCGCTCGTCTCCGAGGACGAGGGACGCGCCCTCGCCGTCCGCCTCGCCGAGCGGTACGCGGGCCCCGGCGCGGGCGAGGACTTCCTCAAGCAGCCGCCGGAGGACGTCCGGGTCGTCCTCCGCATCACCCCGGAACGCGTCACGGGCAACGCGCGCTGACACCGCGGCACGGGCCCGGCGGGGTGCGCGGGGCGGGTGGCATCCGCGGGGCCGGTGACATGCGCGGGCCTGGCGGGGTGCGTGAGTCCGGCGGGGTGCGCGGGGCCGGGTCCTAGGTGGGCCGTGCCGACGCGAGAGGGGCCCCGGAGCAGTCAGCTCCGGGGCCCCTCTCGGCGGTACGGGGTCAGGCGAAGCGCCGGCCCGCCACCCGGCGCACGCCCGCCGTGACCGGCAGCGCGGCGGCGAGGGCGACCTGGAGGCAGCAGCCCGTCACGAGCAGCGTCTCGCCGCCCGGGCAGTCCAGCGCCCAGGCCACGAGGCAGCCGATGTTGACGGCGCCCCACGCGGCGGTGGCCACGGCGAGCCGCCCGCTCGGCTTCGGGTACGCGACCCGGCTGACCATGAGGTACGCGATCGCGAGCACCGCGAGAACGGTCACGACGAAGGAGAGCTGGAGCAGCACGACGGAGAGCACGGTGAGCGCGGCGAAGGGAATCGGCATCCCCTCGAACATCCCGTCCCGCATCGTCGTGATGGAGAAGCGCGCGAGCCGCATCACCCCGCCGAGGAGCACCGCGACGGCCGAGACCGTCGCGAGCCCGAGGTGGTTCTCGCCGCCACCGACGAGACCCCACACGAGGACGAAGTAGGCGGGCGCGAGGCCGAAGCTGATGAGGTCCGAGAGGTTGTCCAGCTCGGGACCCATCCCGGAGCCGCCGAAGCGGCGCGCGACGATCCCGTCGCACAGGTCGAAGAGCGCGCCGAGCAGGATGAACATCACCGCCGACGCACCGCCCTGCCGCACCCCGTCGCCGCTCGTCCCGTCGAGCAGGTGCGGGATGAGGACGGCGGTGGTGACGCAGTAGATCGCCGCGAAACCGCACACCGCGTTGCCGAGCGTGAGCAGGTCCGCGAGCGAGAGCCGCATCCGGACCTCCTCCTCGCCCCCGCTGCCGACCGAGGGCGCGCCGGGCGGGGTGCCGGGGGAGGGAGGGGAGGGCACCTCGGCGAGAGCGGTGCCGGTGCCCGCGGCGGGGCGGGCCGGGGCGGGGGAGGGAGCGGACGCGCTGAGCGGGGTGCGGCCTGCCCCGGCGGCGGGGCGGTGGACCTGACGGGGGAGGCGGGAGAGGCGGGCCGTACGCCGGCCCCTTCGCCAGGTCCTGGTGGTCGTCTCCGGTTCGGTGACGCTCAAGATCATGCTCCTTGGGGGAACTTGAAGGTGTTCCGGAGCGGCGGACGCCACTGCGCCGCGCTGCTCCGGGAGTCGCGACGAGGCACGTCACCAAAGGGGGACGGACGCGCCCGAACCTTGACGGCTCGTCATCGCGAAGTGGCCACTGTAGCGAGCGGGGGTGCGCTCGGATGACTCCGGGCACCCACCGACCTCTCCACGACCCCCCGAATTCTCCCGATAAGACGCTTGCTGATGCTTCGTCAGTTCCCTTGCCGGGTAAGCGATATGGCTCACACGACCCGTCCGGGACGAGACCTCACCGCGCACCGCCGCCCCACCTGCCACTCCCGGGCGTGGGCGCCGACCCGCGCCCGGCCTCCGGAAGCCGTGCGTCGGGTCTGGGGCGGAGCAATGCCTTGGGCGGGCGCTGAACGGCCCGCCGGGCGCGGATCGGCCTTTCGGGCGCTGAACGATCCATCGGACGCGGATCGGCCTATCGGGTGCTGAACGATCCACCGGGCGCGGATCAGCCCTCGACCTGGACCGCTTCCCCGGCCTGGACCGCTTCCTCGGGCCGGACCGGCCCTCTGGGCGGGCCCTGCACCGGCTCCGGCCTCGACCTATCCGGCCCCCCGACCGTTCCTCTGGCCCCCGACCGATCCCCTGGGCGTCGGACGGTCCCCTGGGCGGGCTGGACCGGCCCCTCGACGGTCGACCGGCTCCCGGCCGCCCAAGGGACCTGCCTCCCGGATATGGCGCGGGTCGGCCGTTGGCCGGAACCGGCGTCCGCACCTGGGCGCAGATCACCATTTCCCCGTGCCAGGGGCAACCAGCCCCCGGCAGGGCGAACCACCCACAGCCCCCAGCGGATCGCCCCCCGACGTCTCGCCCCCGGCGGGGCGGGGCCGGGCCGCCCGGCCCCGCCCCGCCGGGGCTTCGGCTCAGCGGCCCGCGGCCGCGTCCGCCGACTGCGCCTTCAGCGCGCGCTCGACGCCCGCGCGGGACTCCGTCACCAGGCGGCGCAGGGCGTCCGAGGGCTCGGCCGAAGCAAGCCAGGCGTCCGTGGCCGCGAGGGTCTCCTCGCTCACCTGGAGCGCCGGGTAGAGGCCCACCGCGATCTGCTGCGCCATCTCGTGCGAGCGGCTGTTCCATGCCGCGCCCACGCTGGAGAAGTACTTCTCCGTGTACGGCGCGAGCAGCTCACGCTGGTCCGTCTGCACGAAGCCGAAGATCACGGCCTCCTGCACCGCGTTCGGCAGCGTGTCGGACTCGACGACCGAGGCCCACGCCTCCGCCTTCGCCTCCTCGGTCGGCCGCGCGGCGCGGGCCGTCGCCGCGTGCCGCTCGCCGGCCGCCGTACGGTCCTTGGCGAACTCGGCGTCGATCTCCTCGACGTCGTACCGCCCCACGGAGGCGAGCCGCTGCACGAAGGCCCAGCGCAGCTCCGCGTCCACGGCCAGTCCCTCGATGCTCTGCGTGCCCTCCAGGAGGCCGACGAGGATGTCGAGCTGGTCCGGGGTGCGCGCGGTGTCCGCGAAGGCACGGGCCCAGGCGAGCTGGTGGTCGCTGCCTGGGGCCGAGGCCCGCAGGTGCGCCAGCGTCGCGTCGGTCCAGCGGGTCAGCCCGCGGTCGCGCCAGGCCGGGTCCGCGTACTGGTCGATCGCGAGCTTCGCCTGCCGCTGGAGCGACTGCACGACACCGATGTCGGACTCCTTGCCGACCCCGCGCAGCACCAGCTCCACGTAGTCGCGCGCCGCCATCTCGCCGTCACGCGTCATGTCCCAGGCCGCGGCCCAGCACAGGGCGCGCGGCAGCGACTCCTCGAAGTCGCCCAGGTGCTCGGTGACGACCCTCAGCGAGTCCTCGTCGAGCCGAACCTTGGCGTAGGAGAGGTCGTCGTCGTTGAGGAGCACGACGGACGGGCGCGGCTTGCCGACGAGCGCCTCGACGGGCGTCAGCTCCCCGTCCACGTCCAGCTCGACCCGGTCCGTGCGCACGAGCTTGCCGTCCGCGCCCAGCTCGTAGAGC comes from Streptomyces sp. Tu6071 and encodes:
- the malQ gene encoding 4-alpha-glucanotransferase, with translation MALARLAALHGVATSYAQGPEQTVDVPRSAVVAALAALGVDAATPESAAAALAAAEAERERRVLPPTVVVWSPPDEAEGPVAPPQALAGLPAGTRCSARTEDGGVTEWTAAPGEAVPALPLGVHGLQVLTPDGRAAQVHLVVAPDHAPAPAGRATGLLVQLYSLLSARSWGMGDLADLGALAGWAARTHDLGFVQVNPLHAAVPGEPTDPSPYRPSSRRFPDPVHLRVEDVPEYAYLDAAARARTAPLLDAAAGLRHAVLREDALIDRDAVWALKRPALAEVCAVPLDPGRAAARESYYAEHGEALDDHATWCALVDTYGPERAAWPDGLQDPRSAATARARGDLAARVAFHRHLAWLTEEQLRAAQRTAREAGMPVGLVHDLAVGVHPEGSDAWAQRDVFAGGISVGAPPDAFNARGQDWGLPPWRPDRLAASGYAPYRALLRALFGYAGAVRIDHVMGLFRLWWIPAGEEPTAGTYVRYDAEAMLAVLCLEAHRAGSLVIGEDLGTVEPGVRDALARRGILGTSVLWFERDWEDGARPLAPEEWRPGALATATTHDLPPTAARFTGDDVVLRERLGLLSGPYEEERARAEADLREWLDRLGALRLLPEGPEDEEGVIRAVHRFLLRTPAALTGIWLPDTVGDRRPQNLPGTWTEYPNWRLPLADAKARALSLEELTASQRVAEFFAGLRDGVGEPGEW
- a CDS encoding PPOX class F420-dependent oxidoreductase, translated to MAIKLSDSARALLARPLYAVLATTDGDGAPATSVVWYGLDGDDIVVSSQEGRLKVRNAQRRPAVSLCVYDPEDPQRYVEVRGTALVSEDEGRALAVRLAERYAGPGAGEDFLKQPPEDVRVVLRITPERVTGNAR
- the pssA gene encoding CDP-diacylglycerol--serine O-phosphatidyltransferase, which produces MILSVTEPETTTRTWRRGRRTARLSRLPRQVHRPAAGAGRTPLSASAPSPAPARPAAGTGTALAEVPSPPSPGTPPGAPSVGSGGEEEVRMRLSLADLLTLGNAVCGFAAIYCVTTAVLIPHLLDGTSGDGVRQGGASAVMFILLGALFDLCDGIVARRFGGSGMGPELDNLSDLISFGLAPAYFVLVWGLVGGGENHLGLATVSAVAVLLGGVMRLARFSITTMRDGMFEGMPIPFAALTVLSVVLLQLSFVVTVLAVLAIAYLMVSRVAYPKPSGRLAVATAAWGAVNIGCLVAWALDCPGGETLLVTGCCLQVALAAALPVTAGVRRVAGRRFA